The following nucleotide sequence is from Trueperaceae bacterium.
AGGTCGCCCGCCGCCGGCGGGCCGGGGATCGCGCCGTCGCGCATGCGGACCAGCGCCCGCTCGACGTCCGCCGCCTCGACGCCGGCCCGCGCGAGGGCCGCGAGGGCGCGCCCCGCGTCGTCGTCGCGCGCGACGGTGGGGCCGGACGCGATCAGGGCGGGGTCGTCGCCGACGACGTCGGAGACGATGCGGGTGTGGACGCGGGCGGGCGCCGCGAGGCGCGCGAGCCGCCCCCCGGCGAGGCGACCGAGCGCGCGACGGACGGCGTTGAGGTCGGCGACGTCGGCGCCGCCGCGCAGCACGGCGTCGGTGACCTCCGCCAGCCGCGCCGGGGGCAGGTCGGTCCCGTCCGCCGGGGCGGCGAGGAGGGCGCTTCCGCCCCCGGAAACCAGCACGAGGAGGGCGTCGTCGGGCCCGAGGTCCGACGCGAGGCGCGCGGCGGCGTCGGCGGCGCGCCGGGACCCGGGGCCGGGGACGGGGTGGTCGCCCTCGACGACGTCGAACCCGAGGCGGTCGGCGGCGCCGCCGGACGGCACCGCCACGACGCCGCCCGCGCTCACGCCCTGCGCGGCGTACGCGCGCGTGGCCGCGTCGGCCATCGCGAGGGCGGCCTTGCCGACGGCGAGCACCGCGAGGCGTCCGGCGGGCGGCTCCGGGAGGTGCCCGCCGAGGACCGCGTCGGGCGCGACGCCGGCGAGGGCGGCGTCGAAGGCGTCGCGCAGGACGGCGCGGGGCGCCGGGCGGGGGCCGGGGGGCGGCATGCCGGGTAGGATACCGCCATGTTCGGGATGTTCCGCCGCCAAGATCCGCACTTCAAGGAGGAGCCCGGCGCCCTCCTCGCCCGCGTCAAGACGCAACGAAGCGGCGAGATCGTGAAGGTCCGGATCTCGAAGACCAGCGAAATGAGCGCGTCGGGACGGGGCTACTTCGTCCGCAAGGCGCTCGTGGGCCCCGACACGTTCGACCAGGCGACGCTCGAGGTCACCACCAACCGAGCGCACAAGGTCGTCGACGCCACGGTCGACGGGGGCGAGCTCGTGCCGGTGGCGGCGTGGGCCGACTGACGGCGCCGCGGCTACTGGGCGCTGGTGAGGTCGGGCCGCAGGCGTTGCGCGTCGCGCAGGTAGACGTGGCGGATCTCGCGCTGGCCCTTCCGGGTGTTCAGTTGCAGCATGACCCGCACGACGCGGGGCAACCGGTTCGGGACGGGAATCTCGGTGTTGCAGATCAACGGCACCATGTCCATCCCGAGGTCGCGGGCGGCTTCGGCGGGAAACGTCGCGGTGAGGTCGGGCGTGGTGGTGAAGAAGATCGCGGCGATCGCCTCGTGGTCGTCCACGCCGTTCGCGTCCAGCATCGCCCGCAACAGCTCCCGGGTCGCCTCCAGGATCGCGTCGGGCGTGTCCTCATCGACCGTGATCGCGCCGCGCACGCCGCGAAGCCAAACGTCCATGCGCGACAAGGTAGCACGCCGCACGGGACGCACCGACCGGGGGGCGGGGCGTGAGCGCCGCCCCCGTCTTCCTCCTCACCGACTTCGGGACGCGCGACGTGTACGCCGGCGTCCTGCGCGCCGTCGTCGCCCGCGAAGCGCCGGCGGCCGCGGTGCACGACCTGACGCACGAGGTGCCGCCGCAGGACCTCCACGCCGCCCGCATCGCGCTGGCGTCGGCGACGCCGTCGCTGCCGGCCGACGCGGTGACGTGCGCCGTCGTCGATCCCGGCGTCGGCAGCGACCGTCGGGCGGTCGTGGTGCGCGCCCGTCGGCCCGACGGCGCGACGCTGTGGGGCGTCGGGCCGGACAACGGCCTGTTCTCGCCGTGGCTGGGGGCGAGCCGCCCCCCGTACGGCGGCGCGGTCCGGGCCGACGCCGCGTGGGTCCTCGACCCGGCCCGCGTCGGGGCGCCGGGCCCCGGCACGACGTTCGATGGGCGCGACCTGTTCGCGCCCGCCGCCGGGCGCCTCGCGCGCGGCGCGTCGCCCGAGGGGTTCGCGGACCCGTTCGACCCCGGCGAACTGGTGCGCCTCCCGGCGCCCGGCCCGGTCGCGACCCGCGACGCCCTCGAGGGGCGCGTGGCGTGGATCGACCGCTTCGGGGACGTCGTCACGAACGTCCCGATCGACGAACTCCCGGCGGGCCGCTTCGCCGTGGAGCTCGCCGGACGGCGGGTGGAGGGCCCTACGCAGGCATTCGCGGACGTCCCGCCCGGCCAGCCCTTGGCCTACCTGGGGTCGTACGGCGCGCTGGAGATCGCCGTCGCGGGCGGTTCGGTGGCGTCGGCGTGGGGCGTCGCGCTCGATCAACCGCTGCGCGTCGTGCCGCTCGACGGTGCCGACGACGCCGCGAACGCCGGCGCGCCGAACGTGCCGCCCTCCTGACGGACGTCCCGCTCCACGGCCGTCCCGGGACGGGCGTCGAGGACCGCGTCGGGGAGGGCCGCCTTCGCCGCGTCGAGGAGGGCGGGGCCGGCGCTGGGCCGGTGGGCGCCCTCGGAGAGGGCGCGGCGCCACCCGCGGGCCCCGGGCACGCCCCGCGCGAGCGCGATCATCGGCTTGACGACCGTCGCGAAGCGCGTGCCGCGCACGAGTTCGTCCTCGACGACGTCGCGCATCCCATCGATCACGGTGCGCAACGTCGGGGTGGGGTCGGTCGCCCCGAACAGGCGGCGGTCGACGTCCGCCCAGCGCATCGGCGCCTGGTAGGCGGCGCGCCCCACCATGACCGACGCGACGTCCGCGAGGTGCGCCTCGGCGGCGTCCAGGTCCTGCACGCCGCCGTTCGTCTCGATCACCAGGTCGGGGCGGTCCGCGGCGAGCCGCGCGACGGCGTCGTGCCGCAGGGGCGGCACCGTGCGGTTCTCCTTGGGGCTGAGCCCCTGCAGCCAGGCTTTGCGGGCGTGGACGGTGAAGCGGTCGGCGCCGGCCTCCGCGACGACGTCGACGAAGCGGCGCAGGTCGTCGTAGGCGTCGGCGTCGTCGATGCCGATGCGGTGCTTCACGGTCACCGGGAGGGACACCGCGGCCCGCATCGCCTCCACGGCGCGTGCGACGACGTCGGGGTGCGCCATCAGGCACGCCCCGAAGCGCCCGCGCTGGACGCGGTCGCTGGGGCACCCGACGTTGAGGTTCACCTCGTCGTAGCCGTACGCGTCGGCGAGTCGCGCGACGTGCGCGAGGGCGTCCGCGTCGTCGCCCCCGACCTGCAACGCGAGCGGCGACGTCTCGGGGGCGCGCGCGAGGTGGCGGTCGGCGTCGCCGTGCAGGACCGCCCCGGTCGTGACCATCTCGGTGTAGAGCAACGCACGGCGGGTGATGCGGCGCATCATCCGGCGGTAGGGCCGGTCGGTCCACGCCATCATCGGCGCGACGGAGAACCGCGGCGTGGGCGCGCGCGGCGTCACGGGACGGTCGGCAACCCCTGCCCGGGCGGGGGGACCCGCTTGGGTTTGCGGAAGGCGATGTCCTCCCACTCCCCCTCCTCGACGACGTCGAGGGCGGGGTTGCGCGCCCGGAACCAGGCGACGACCTCCTGCACGAGGTCGTCGGGGGTGGACGCGGCGCTGCTCACGCCGACCGTCGCGAGGCCCTCGAACCAGGCGGGGTCGAGGTCGGCGGCCCGCTCGATCCGGTGCGCGCGGGGGGTGATGCGTTCGGCGAGCTCCAGGAGCCGCATGCCGTTGCTGGAGTAGCTGCTGGTGACGACGACGAAGGCGTCGACGCGCGGCGCGATGCTGCGGACGGCGTCCTGCCGGTTCTTCGTCGCGTAGCACAGGTCGTCGCGCGCCGGCACGATCAACGACGGGAAGCGCTCGCGCAGCAACGCGACGGTGCGCATGGTGTCGTCGACCGACAGCGTCGTCTGCGTCAACACGACGACCTTCTCGGGGTCGGGCACCTCGACGGTGTGGGGGTCCTCGAGGGCGGGGTCGTGCGTGCGGTTGCCGAGGACCGACACGACGGTCGTGACGCCCGGCGCTTCGCCGCGCGTGCCGACGACCTCCTGGTGGCGGCTCGAGTCGCCGATCAACAGGATGTGGTAGCCCTCGCGGGCGTACTTCTTCGCTTCGCTGTGGACCTTCGTCACCAACGGACAGGTCGCGTCGATCGTCGTGAGGCCGAGCGTCTCGGCGCGGGCGCGGACGGCGGGCGACACCCCGTGCGCGCTGAACACGACGGTCGGGTCCAGCGTCCCGCCGGACGCCTCGACGTCGGCGGCGACGCCCTCGAGTTCGCCGAGGTCCTCGACGAAGTGGACGCCGTGATCGCTCTCCAGGCGGGACACGACGGTGTCGTTGTGCACGATGGCGTGGTAGACGGCGAGGTCGCCGCGCCCCTCCGCGCGGTTCTCGCGCGCCGCCTCCTCGACGGCGTCGATCGCCATGACGACGCCGGCGCAGAAGCCGCGGGGTTTGGCCAGGTGGAGGGTCTCGACCATGCGCGCAGCGTACCCGGCGGGGCGCCGGGTCGGCGTCGGCGGGACGGCGTCGCGGGTGGGCGTCGGGGGGCGGCCTCGGGGGGCGGCGTCGGTGCCGCGGCCACCCACGGGATTGCGCGTCGCCCGCCGGGGTGCTAGAGTCTGCTCCGCTCGGGGGCGATTAGCTCAGCCGGTTAGAGCGCGTCGCTGATAACGACGAGGTCGGTGGTTCGAGTCCACCATCGCCCACCAGGGGGGTCCCACCCACCCCCCAGAGAGGCTCCCCCGCCTCTCGAATCGAGGGCTCCCCCAGCCCTCTTTCCGGGGGCTCCCCCGCCCCCGGAGGATCCACCCCATCCCGGGAACGCGCCCCTTCGGGGGCGCGTTCTCGTGGTCGCGACGGGTGGGGGGCGAGCGCCGGCGCGAGGCGGCCGGGTCAGCGGGCCGCGCCGAACACGTCGCGTTTCGCGCCGAGCTCCAGCTCGAGGCGGACCGTCGTCCGGCCCCGCTGCACGGTGAGGTCGACCGGTTCGCCGATCGTCTTGCCGCGAATGACCGCCAACAGGTCGTAGAACGTGGGGGTCGCCTCCCCGTCGACGGCGACGATCACGTCGCCGCTCCGCTCGACGTCCACGACGTCCCCCTCCGGCCCGTACACCGGCGTCTCCTCGAACGACCGCAAACCGGCGGCCTCCGCCGGGCCGCCCGGCTGGACCTGGAGGACGATCGGTCCCGGCCGCCGCCCGAACGCCCGGGAATCGTCGCCGGGCACGTAATCGAATCCGGGCCGCCAGGAGAAGCCGATGACCGGCACGTCGCGGGACTCGCCCGCCGCGATGGCGGCCACGAGGTCGCTGGACGCCCCCACCGGCACCGCGTACGACGCGAACCCCGACGGGAGATCGAGCCCGCGCAGGAACGGCGGCACGTAGCCGTCGCCGGACGTGCCCTCCGCCGCGAAGCTGATGTAGCTGACGACGCCGACCGCTTCGCCGTCCTCGTCGAGGACCGGCCCGCCGGAATCGCCGGGCGCGAGGGCGGCGGTCATCTCGATCGTGTCGTCGGCGAAGTCGGCGCGGGAGGCCTCGACGCCGAGCCGGACGACCCGCCCGGCGCGGGCCGCGAGCACGTCGCCGCGGCTGTTGCCGATCGCGACGACGCCGTCGCCGCGACCGGGCGCGGCGTCCGCCAGCGGAATCGGGTCCACCTTCGTGTCGGTGGCGGCCTTCATCCACGCGAGATCGAAGTAGGCGTCGAACCCGACGAGGTCGAGGGCGACCTCGTCGCCGTCCGCCTCGATCCCCACGTAGCCGACGTCGCAAAACCCGACCGCGTCGTTCTCCACGACGTGGTAGGCGGTGAGGACGCCCCCGTCGGGCGTGACGTAGAAGCCGCTCCCCACGCCGAGCGCGCCGGCCCGTTCGCCGTCCGCACAGCGCGCCTCGATGCGCAACGCCGACGCCCGCGCCGCGTCGTACACGTCGGCCAGCACGCCGGTCGGCGCTTCGGGCTCCGGCGGGCGCGCCTGGACGTGCTCGAACGCGGTCGGGGGCGCCATGCGGGGCGTGAGCAGGCGCGCGCCGAGGTGCGGCGCGACGTTCAGCGCCAGCGCCAGCCCCACGACCGCCGCGAGGAGGAACCCGAACGGCGCACGGCGGCGGGGCGCGACCTCCACCGGGGGGACCGGTGCGAGGTCCCGCCCGGGGGCGTCGCCCGTCGCGTCGCCTGGGGGCGCGTCGCGGGAAGCGTCGAAGCGGTCGGGGTCGGGCGGCTCGTGCATGACCCGAGTATGCGGGACGCGGCGCCGCACGACTGTTCGCCAGCCGCCGGTTCCGGCGCGCTCGCGCCGGACGCGCCGCGGTATCGTCGCCCGCATGACGCCTCCCGACGCCGCCATCGACAACCGCGACGCCCCCGACTACGACGGCACGATCCGCGCCCTCGCCGACCGCCTCGCGACGTGGGCGGGCCCCATCGTCGTGGTCGCGCACGTCGACCCCGACGGCGACGCGTTGGGTAGCGCCCTGGCGTTGACGCGGGCGCTGCGCGCCAGCGGCAAGGACGTCACGCTGCCGATGGAGGTCCCCGCCTACCTGGCGTTCCTCGTCCGCGACGGCGAGACCCACGACCCGCTCGAAGCGCTCCCCGACGGAGCGCTGTTGTGCGTCCTCGACGTCGCCGACGAAGCGCGCGTCGCCGGCGCCCCGACCGACGGCGCCGCCTTCACGATCAACGTCGACCACCACGGCACCAACCCCCGGTTCGGGGACCTCGCGCTCGTGAACCCCAGCACCGCGGCGACCGCGATCCTCGTCAAGGACCTGATCGACGCGCTCCCGGTCGCCTGGACCGCCGACCTGGCCACCCCCTGCCTCACGGGCGTCCTGACCGACACCGGAACGTTCCGCAACGCCAACACCGACGCGCGCGCCTTCGCCGTCGCGCAGGACCTGGTCGGCTACGGCGTCGACTACGCCGCCCTGAGCGACCGGCTCCAGTGGCGCCCCCCCGGCTACCTACGCATGGTCGCCGAAGCGCTCGCGACGTTGCGCCTCCCCTTCGGCGGGCGCTGCGCGATGGCGGAGGTGTCGCTCGCCGCGAAGGCCCGCGTCGGGGGGGCGGCGGACGAGAACGACGACGTGATCGACGCGATCCGCTACGTCGAGGGGAGCTACGTCGCGGTGCTCCTGAAGCAGAAGGAGGACGCGGTCAAGATCAGCGTCCGCAGCCGCCCGCCCGTCTCCGCGCAGGCGATCTGCGTCGCGATGGGCGGCGGCGGGCACGTGCCCGCCGCCGGCGCGAAGCTCGAAGGGTCGGACCTCGACGCCGCCCGGGCGCGCGTCGAGCGCGAGGTCGGCCGGGAACTCGCCCGGCACGGCCTCGCCCCCGACGCCTGAGGCGTCCGGCCGCCCCGCCCCCCGCACGGGACCGCGAGGCGCGCCCGGCCCGGCCGACCCCGCGCTATCCTCGGGGCGTGCTGCAGGCCCTCGAGCTTCGCGACTTCGTTCTCGTCGACGCCGCCCGCCTCGACCTCCACCCCGGCCTCAACGTCCTCAGCGGCGAGACGGGGGCGGGCAAATCGCTGTTGGTCGACGCGCTCGGGTTGCTGACCGGCGTGCGCGCCGAGGCCGGCCTCATCCGCCGCGGGGCGGAGCGGGCGCTGGTGCAGGCGGAGTTCGGCGACGACGCCCCCCCGACCTCCGCATCGCGCGCGCTGGTGACGGAGGGCCGCAACCACGCGCGCCTCGACGGCGAACTGGTCACGGTCGGGGAGCTCGCCGACGCCGTCGGCGGGCGCGTCGCCGTCTTCGCTCAGCACGCCCAACAGGCGCTCCTCGCGCCCCGCGCGCAACGCGACGCCCTCGACCGGTTGCTCGACGACGACGGACGGACCGCCGCCGCGCGGTGGCGGGCGGCGTGGCGCGAACGCGCCGAGTTGGCGGCGGAGCTCGACGCGCTCCGCGAAGCCGCCCGCGAGCGGCTGCAACGCCGCGACCTGCTCGACCTGCAACTCCGCGAGATCGACGACGCGCAGCCGGTCGCCGGCGAGGAGGAGGCGCTCGCGACGGAGGCGCGGCGGCTGCGGCACGTCGACGGCATCCGCGACGCCCTCACCGGCGCCCGCACCGCCCTGGACGGCGACGAGGGCGCCCTCACGGCGCTCGCGGCCGCCCGCCGGGCGCTCGACGCCGCCGCGCAGCTCGACGCCGACCTCGAACCGCTCGCGCGGGACCTGCGCGACGCGCAGGCGGCGGCCGGCGCCATCCTCTCCGAGGTCGAGGGGGCCGGCGACGCGTTGGACGCCGACCCCGCCCGTCTCGACGCGGTCGAGCGGCGGCTGGCGACGCTGCAACGGTTGTTCGCCAAGTACGGCGACGGCAGCGCCGCGCTGCTCGCGCACCGCGAGGCGGTCGCCCGCGAGCGCGCGACGCTGGAGGCGGACGACGCGCGCGACGCCGACCTCGTGGCCCGCATCGCGACGCTCGACGCGGAACTCGAGGGGGTCGGGGCGCGCCTGAGCGCCGCCCGCCGGGCGGCCGCCGACCGCTTCGGGCGCGACGTCGCGCCGCTCCTGGAGCGCCTGGCGTTGCCGGGCGCGACGTTGCGCATCGCGGTGGACCCGGCGACGCCCGGTCCGCACGGTGCGGACACCGTTCGCTTCGAGTTCTCGGCGAACCCGGGCGAAGCGGTCGCCCCGCTCGCGCAGGCCGCGTCGGGGGGCGAACTCTCGCGCGTCATGCTGGCCGCCTGGACGTTGAGCGGTTCCGACCGCGCGACGCTCGTGTTCGACGAGGTCGACGCCGGCGTCGGCGGGGAGGCCGCGTGGGCGGTCGGGGAGCTCCTGGCGAGCCTCGCCGGCCGGCACCAGGTGTTGATCGTGACGCACCTCGCGCAGGTCGCCGCGCACGCCGACCACCACGTGGTGGTCGGGAAGCGCGAGCGGGACGGACGGACCGTGACCTCCCTCACCCCGCTCGACGAGGACGCAGCGCGCGAGCAGGAGCTGGCGCGGATGCTGGCCGGGCACGACGGGGACGCCGCCCGCGCCACCGCCCGCGACCTGCGCGCCCGCG
It contains:
- a CDS encoding DUF4147 domain-containing protein, translating into MPPPGPRPAPRAVLRDAFDAALAGVAPDAVLGGHLPEPPAGRLAVLAVGKAALAMADAATRAYAAQGVSAGGVVAVPSGGAADRLGFDVVEGDHPVPGPGSRRAADAAARLASDLGPDDALLVLVSGGGSALLAAPADGTDLPPARLAEVTDAVLRGGADVADLNAVRRALGRLAGGRLARLAAPARVHTRIVSDVVGDDPALIASGPTVARDDDAGRALAALARAGVEAADVERALVRMRDGAIPGPPAAGDL
- the aroH gene encoding chorismate mutase codes for the protein MDVWLRGVRGAITVDEDTPDAILEATRELLRAMLDANGVDDHEAIAAIFFTTTPDLTATFPAEAARDLGMDMVPLICNTEIPVPNRLPRVVRVMLQLNTRKGQREIRHVYLRDAQRLRPDLTSAQ
- a CDS encoding SAM-dependent chlorinase/fluorinase; protein product: MSAAPVFLLTDFGTRDVYAGVLRAVVAREAPAAAVHDLTHEVPPQDLHAARIALASATPSLPADAVTCAVVDPGVGSDRRAVVVRARRPDGATLWGVGPDNGLFSPWLGASRPPYGGAVRADAAWVLDPARVGAPGPGTTFDGRDLFAPAAGRLARGASPEGFADPFDPGELVRLPAPGPVATRDALEGRVAWIDRFGDVVTNVPIDELPAGRFAVELAGRRVEGPTQAFADVPPGQPLAYLGSYGALEIAVAGGSVASAWGVALDQPLRVVPLDGADDAANAGAPNVPPS
- the dusA gene encoding tRNA dihydrouridine(20/20a) synthase DusA produces the protein MTPRAPTPRFSVAPMMAWTDRPYRRMMRRITRRALLYTEMVTTGAVLHGDADRHLARAPETSPLALQVGGDDADALAHVARLADAYGYDEVNLNVGCPSDRVQRGRFGACLMAHPDVVARAVEAMRAAVSLPVTVKHRIGIDDADAYDDLRRFVDVVAEAGADRFTVHARKAWLQGLSPKENRTVPPLRHDAVARLAADRPDLVIETNGGVQDLDAAEAHLADVASVMVGRAAYQAPMRWADVDRRLFGATDPTPTLRTVIDGMRDVVEDELVRGTRFATVVKPMIALARGVPGARGWRRALSEGAHRPSAGPALLDAAKAALPDAVLDARPGTAVERDVRQEGGTFGAPAFAASSAPSSGTTRSG
- the ispH gene encoding 4-hydroxy-3-methylbut-2-enyl diphosphate reductase encodes the protein MVETLHLAKPRGFCAGVVMAIDAVEEAARENRAEGRGDLAVYHAIVHNDTVVSRLESDHGVHFVEDLGELEGVAADVEASGGTLDPTVVFSAHGVSPAVRARAETLGLTTIDATCPLVTKVHSEAKKYAREGYHILLIGDSSRHQEVVGTRGEAPGVTTVVSVLGNRTHDPALEDPHTVEVPDPEKVVVLTQTTLSVDDTMRTVALLRERFPSLIVPARDDLCYATKNRQDAVRSIAPRVDAFVVVTSSYSSNGMRLLELAERITPRAHRIERAADLDPAWFEGLATVGVSSAASTPDDLVQEVVAWFRARNPALDVVEEGEWEDIAFRKPKRVPPPGQGLPTVP
- a CDS encoding S1C family serine protease produces the protein MHEPPDPDRFDASRDAPPGDATGDAPGRDLAPVPPVEVAPRRRAPFGFLLAAVVGLALALNVAPHLGARLLTPRMAPPTAFEHVQARPPEPEAPTGVLADVYDAARASALRIEARCADGERAGALGVGSGFYVTPDGGVLTAYHVVENDAVGFCDVGYVGIEADGDEVALDLVGFDAYFDLAWMKAATDTKVDPIPLADAAPGRGDGVVAIGNSRGDVLAARAGRVVRLGVEASRADFADDTIEMTAALAPGDSGGPVLDEDGEAVGVVSYISFAAEGTSGDGYVPPFLRGLDLPSGFASYAVPVGASSDLVAAIAAGESRDVPVIGFSWRPGFDYVPGDDSRAFGRRPGPIVLQVQPGGPAEAAGLRSFEETPVYGPEGDVVDVERSGDVIVAVDGEATPTFYDLLAVIRGKTIGEPVDLTVQRGRTTVRLELELGAKRDVFGAAR
- a CDS encoding bifunctional oligoribonuclease/PAP phosphatase NrnA, which produces MTPPDAAIDNRDAPDYDGTIRALADRLATWAGPIVVVAHVDPDGDALGSALALTRALRASGKDVTLPMEVPAYLAFLVRDGETHDPLEALPDGALLCVLDVADEARVAGAPTDGAAFTINVDHHGTNPRFGDLALVNPSTAATAILVKDLIDALPVAWTADLATPCLTGVLTDTGTFRNANTDARAFAVAQDLVGYGVDYAALSDRLQWRPPGYLRMVAEALATLRLPFGGRCAMAEVSLAAKARVGGAADENDDVIDAIRYVEGSYVAVLLKQKEDAVKISVRSRPPVSAQAICVAMGGGGHVPAAGAKLEGSDLDAARARVEREVGRELARHGLAPDA
- the recN gene encoding DNA repair protein RecN; amino-acid sequence: MLQALELRDFVLVDAARLDLHPGLNVLSGETGAGKSLLVDALGLLTGVRAEAGLIRRGAERALVQAEFGDDAPPTSASRALVTEGRNHARLDGELVTVGELADAVGGRVAVFAQHAQQALLAPRAQRDALDRLLDDDGRTAAARWRAAWRERAELAAELDALREAARERLQRRDLLDLQLREIDDAQPVAGEEEALATEARRLRHVDGIRDALTGARTALDGDEGALTALAAARRALDAAAQLDADLEPLARDLRDAQAAAGAILSEVEGAGDALDADPARLDAVERRLATLQRLFAKYGDGSAALLAHREAVARERATLEADDARDADLVARIATLDAELEGVGARLSAARRAAADRFGRDVAPLLERLALPGATLRIAVDPATPGPHGADTVRFEFSANPGEAVAPLAQAASGGELSRVMLAAWTLSGSDRATLVFDEVDAGVGGEAAWAVGELLASLAGRHQVLIVTHLAQVAAHADHHVVVGKRERDGRTVTSLTPLDEDAAREQELARMLAGHDGDAARATARDLRARARAARGAGAA